Proteins encoded together in one Hymenobacter monticola window:
- the rsgA gene encoding ribosome small subunit-dependent GTPase A: MTPEFSHSASPLQHGTVVKSTGSWYVVRAASGQLYRCRLRGKFKIKGLKASNPLAVGDHVEFAVEAQAEGAGVISHIAPRRNYIVRRSVHKTGHVHVVAANLDQALLVVTLVSPATSFGFIDRFLVTAEAYHIPVTLLFNKTDLYDEEGFAYQAEIAGMYASLGYPSRTCAASLGEGVAEIDQLLDGKVSLLAGHSGVGKSTLINALVPDLDLKTAEISDFSDKGVHTTTFAEMLEVRPGTFIIDTPGIKELGLVDLPPAELAGYFPEFRALLGQCRYHNCQHTHEPGCAVREAVDQGRIALPRYDSYLSMLAGEDNRH, encoded by the coding sequence ATGACGCCAGAATTTTCTCATTCCGCCAGCCCGCTCCAGCACGGCACCGTCGTTAAGTCGACAGGCTCGTGGTACGTGGTGCGCGCGGCTTCCGGCCAGCTGTACCGCTGCCGCCTGCGGGGCAAATTCAAGATAAAGGGCCTAAAAGCCAGCAACCCCCTGGCCGTGGGCGACCACGTCGAATTTGCCGTGGAAGCACAGGCCGAGGGCGCGGGCGTCATTTCGCACATTGCACCCCGCCGCAACTACATCGTGCGCCGCTCGGTGCACAAAACCGGCCACGTGCACGTGGTAGCGGCCAATCTGGACCAGGCGTTGCTCGTGGTCACGCTGGTGTCGCCGGCCACGTCGTTCGGCTTTATTGACCGGTTTCTGGTCACGGCCGAGGCCTACCACATTCCCGTCACGTTGCTGTTCAACAAAACCGACTTGTACGACGAGGAAGGCTTTGCTTATCAGGCTGAAATTGCGGGCATGTACGCCAGTCTGGGCTATCCCAGCCGCACCTGCGCCGCCAGCCTGGGCGAGGGCGTGGCCGAAATCGACCAATTACTGGATGGCAAAGTGAGCCTGCTGGCCGGCCATTCTGGCGTGGGCAAGAGCACGCTCATCAATGCCCTCGTGCCCGACCTGGACCTGAAAACCGCCGAAATCAGCGACTTTTCCGACAAGGGCGTGCACACCACCACCTTCGCCGAAATGCTGGAAGTGCGCCCTGGCACCTTCATCATCGACACGCCCGGCATTAAGGAACTGGGCCTTGTGGACCTGCCGCCTGCCGAGCTGGCCGGCTACTTCCCCGAATTCCGGGCCCTGCTGGGCCAGTGCCGCTACCACAACTGCCAGCACACCCACGAGCCCGGCTGCGCCGTGCGCGAAGCCGTGGACCAGGGCCGCATCGCCCTCCCCCGCTACGACAGCTACCTCAGCATGCTCGCCGGCGAGGACAATCGGCATTAG
- a CDS encoding fasciclin domain-containing protein yields the protein MKRHFAPLLAALATSLLMASCGNDKPAATETAASTVNPADSLAALAGDSARMAKPGGVMVDGVAMTADKNIVENASAAKSVSTLVAAVKQADLVETLSGAGPFTVFAPTNAAFDKLPKGALAGLMDNASKANLKGVLTYHVIPGRLVAADLRDGQELTTVNGEKLHIAVKDGKVMVSNGKDAPATVQIADVISSNGVTHVIDGVVLPLAK from the coding sequence ATGAAACGACATTTCGCTCCGTTACTGGCCGCACTGGCTACTTCGCTCCTGATGGCCAGCTGCGGCAACGACAAACCTGCTGCCACCGAAACGGCCGCCAGCACCGTTAACCCCGCCGACTCGCTCGCGGCCCTGGCCGGCGATTCGGCCCGGATGGCCAAGCCCGGTGGCGTGATGGTGGACGGCGTGGCCATGACGGCCGACAAAAACATCGTTGAAAATGCCTCCGCCGCCAAAAGCGTGAGTACACTGGTTGCGGCCGTGAAACAGGCAGACTTGGTCGAAACGCTGAGCGGAGCCGGTCCATTCACCGTATTCGCACCCACCAACGCGGCTTTCGACAAGCTGCCCAAAGGGGCGCTGGCTGGCCTGATGGACAACGCCAGCAAGGCCAATCTGAAGGGCGTGCTCACTTACCACGTCATCCCCGGCCGCCTAGTAGCCGCCGACCTGCGCGACGGCCAGGAACTAACCACCGTGAATGGCGAAAAGCTGCACATCGCCGTGAAAGACGGCAAGGTGATGGTGAGCAACGGCAAAGATGCCCCCGCCACTGTGCAAATCGCCGACGTGATTTCCAGCAACGGCGTGACGCACGTTATCGACGGCGTAGTACTGCCGCTGGCGAAATAA
- a CDS encoding peptidylprolyl isomerase, whose product MKTAEIHTKKGVMKVEFYEQDAPNTVKNFTDLAQKGYYDGLKFHRVIPNFVIQGGCPNTREGAKGMPGTGGPGYKIDCETKGGNQYHERGALSMAHAGKNTGGSQFFIVHDRQNTAHLDRVHTVFGKVVEGLDVIDKIQANDEIEKIVVKEE is encoded by the coding sequence ATGAAAACCGCAGAAATCCACACCAAAAAAGGCGTGATGAAGGTTGAGTTCTACGAGCAGGATGCTCCGAACACCGTGAAAAACTTCACCGACCTGGCCCAGAAAGGCTACTACGACGGCCTGAAGTTTCACCGCGTCATCCCGAATTTCGTGATTCAGGGCGGCTGCCCCAACACCCGCGAAGGCGCCAAAGGCATGCCCGGCACCGGCGGCCCCGGCTACAAAATCGACTGCGAAACCAAGGGCGGCAACCAATACCACGAGCGCGGCGCCCTGAGCATGGCTCACGCCGGCAAAAACACCGGCGGCTCGCAGTTCTTCATCGTGCACGACCGCCAAAACACCGCCCACCTCGACCGCGTGCACACCGTGTTCGGCAAAGTAGTGGAAGGCCTCGACGTAATTGATAAGATTCAAGCCAACGACGAGATTGAGAAGATTGTGGTGAAGGAGGAATAG
- a CDS encoding chemotaxis protein CheC encodes MDLSMTDLERDIIREILNIGLARAADSFAVIAQERVLLEVPNIDLLMSDDIMRKVREYQSKHVAIQSDIRGDFNGTTLMFFSGQHIQRLSRVCLRMQIPETLEVNELQESLLLEISNIITGALVTQLANILKANIYGAPPMAPKGDIASTMQALLPQQQLQPLIFSVITQFSDKDNMVELPLMLFFDRVTFAKILEIIRSYDFLGSQMSA; translated from the coding sequence ATGGATTTATCGATGACCGATTTAGAGCGAGATATAATCCGCGAGATTTTGAACATCGGCTTGGCTCGCGCGGCCGACTCGTTCGCCGTCATTGCCCAGGAGCGGGTGCTTTTGGAAGTGCCGAACATCGACCTGCTGATGAGCGACGACATCATGCGTAAAGTTCGTGAATACCAGTCGAAGCACGTGGCCATTCAGTCCGATATTCGCGGTGACTTCAACGGTACCACGCTGATGTTTTTCTCGGGCCAGCACATTCAGCGCCTGTCGCGGGTGTGCCTGCGCATGCAGATTCCGGAAACCCTGGAAGTGAACGAGCTACAGGAGTCGCTGCTGCTGGAAATAAGCAATATCATCACCGGCGCTTTGGTGACGCAATTGGCTAATATTTTGAAAGCCAATATTTATGGCGCGCCGCCCATGGCGCCCAAAGGTGACATCGCCTCAACCATGCAGGCCTTGCTGCCGCAGCAGCAGCTGCAGCCACTCATTTTCTCAGTGATTACGCAGTTTTCCGATAAAGACAACATGGTGGAATTGCCGCTCATGCTGTTTTTCGACCGGGTCACCTTCGCGAAAATTCTGGAAATCATTCGCAGCTACGATTTCCTGGGCAGCCAGATGTCGGCGTAA
- a CDS encoding agmatinase family protein, whose amino-acid sequence MSKTDAALAKKIASFDPNAPGDSAGGLFGLPFTPEEARVVVVPVPWEVTVSYRAGTAEGPAAIHEASLQVDLYDPDLPEAWKLGLAMEEADETIAETSRQLRPQAADYIGWLEDGQPEADQPKMSGVPAQVTAEGEKMLQWLKEKTGALLDAGKGVVVLGGDHSTPLGYLHALAERHEEFAILQFDAHCDLRPAYEGFKYSHASIMYNALELPQVKKLVQVGIRDYCQQEAEFIDTSHGRVALFGQRFISDEKYGKKSWKKICGKIIAQLPKKVYISFDIDGLDPKLCPGTGTPVPGGLEYEEATYLLRAIVREGIEIIGCDLNEVAPGDTEWNAIVGARLLYQLCNWMAVSQGRLTARGVAAE is encoded by the coding sequence ATGTCTAAAACCGACGCGGCCCTAGCCAAGAAAATAGCTTCCTTCGACCCCAATGCACCCGGCGACTCGGCTGGCGGCTTGTTTGGCCTGCCTTTCACGCCCGAAGAAGCCCGGGTGGTGGTGGTGCCCGTGCCGTGGGAAGTGACGGTGAGCTACCGGGCTGGCACGGCCGAAGGCCCGGCCGCCATTCACGAGGCCTCGCTGCAAGTCGACCTATACGACCCGGACCTGCCCGAAGCCTGGAAGCTGGGCCTGGCCATGGAAGAAGCCGACGAAACCATTGCCGAAACCAGTCGCCAACTGCGCCCTCAAGCTGCCGATTACATCGGCTGGCTGGAAGATGGCCAACCCGAAGCCGACCAGCCGAAAATGAGCGGCGTGCCCGCCCAGGTCACCGCCGAAGGGGAGAAGATGCTACAGTGGCTTAAGGAGAAAACCGGTGCCCTGCTCGATGCGGGCAAAGGCGTGGTGGTGCTGGGCGGCGACCACAGCACGCCGCTGGGCTACCTGCACGCCCTGGCCGAGCGCCACGAGGAATTTGCCATTCTGCAGTTTGATGCCCATTGCGACCTGCGTCCGGCTTACGAGGGTTTTAAGTACTCGCACGCCAGCATCATGTACAATGCGCTGGAATTGCCGCAGGTAAAGAAGCTGGTGCAGGTCGGCATTCGTGATTACTGCCAGCAGGAAGCGGAGTTCATCGACACCTCCCACGGGCGGGTAGCGCTGTTTGGCCAGCGCTTCATCAGCGACGAGAAGTATGGCAAGAAGTCGTGGAAGAAAATTTGCGGCAAAATCATCGCCCAGCTACCCAAGAAGGTGTACATCAGCTTCGACATCGACGGCCTCGACCCCAAACTGTGCCCCGGCACCGGCACGCCCGTGCCCGGCGGCCTCGAGTACGAGGAAGCCACGTATCTACTGCGTGCTATTGTGCGCGAGGGCATCGAGATTATTGGTTGCGACCTCAACGAAGTGGCGCCCGGCGACACCGAATGGAACGCCATCGTGGGGGCACGCCTGCTCTACCAACTTTGCAACTGGATGGCCGTATCGCAAGGACGGCTGACGGCGCGTGGCGTTGCGGCCGAGTAA
- a CDS encoding DUF4349 domain-containing protein: MKNLIFPVLLGFGLVGCAQSAKDEQAATGPQTVASHTQHEPTAGSTPEQGAASTPAPSPGAAPLPSPPAPPRTVVYEGKMELAVRNFERASTGIDSLLNAHGAYLNDAHETRSDDRPHQQMTIKVPPAHFVPLVAALSKLGRVENKDVASADVTADILASSASLADQQTAQTKYQQLLAKTTDAKEVQHLLEQARLAQANAAAAQARLQAYGAQRAWATLKLHYYQVLPSPEPNEPLPAFAPQFLESFNRGWSVVLSVLVWLTNLWPLVLLAGGAVAGLRWWHRRSLPA; encoded by the coding sequence ATGAAAAATCTGATTTTCCCGGTCCTGCTTGGATTCGGCCTGGTAGGTTGCGCCCAATCGGCAAAAGACGAGCAGGCCGCAACCGGCCCGCAAACCGTCGCTTCCCACACCCAACATGAGCCGACGGCTGGCTCTACTCCAGAGCAAGGTGCTGCCAGCACACCCGCTCCTTCCCCCGGCGCCGCGCCCCTGCCAAGCCCGCCAGCACCGCCCCGCACGGTGGTGTACGAGGGCAAGATGGAACTGGCCGTTCGCAATTTCGAACGCGCCAGCACCGGCATCGATAGCCTGCTCAACGCGCACGGTGCCTACCTGAACGATGCCCACGAAACCCGGAGTGATGACCGGCCGCACCAGCAAATGACCATCAAGGTGCCGCCCGCTCACTTTGTGCCGCTGGTGGCAGCGCTGAGCAAGCTGGGGCGCGTCGAAAATAAGGACGTCGCTTCGGCCGATGTTACGGCCGACATCCTGGCTTCCAGCGCCAGCCTGGCCGACCAACAGACGGCCCAAACCAAGTACCAGCAATTACTCGCGAAAACCACCGACGCCAAAGAGGTACAGCATCTGCTGGAGCAAGCTCGCCTGGCCCAAGCCAATGCCGCCGCGGCGCAGGCCCGCCTGCAGGCGTACGGGGCGCAACGCGCCTGGGCCACGCTGAAGCTGCACTACTATCAGGTGTTGCCCTCGCCCGAGCCGAACGAGCCCCTACCGGCCTTCGCGCCGCAGTTTTTAGAATCGTTTAACCGGGGTTGGTCGGTGGTGCTGAGCGTACTGGTGTGGCTCACCAACCTGTGGCCGTTGGTGCTGCTGGCGGGCGGTGCAGTGGCCGGGCTGCGCTGGTGGCACCGGCGTTCGCTGCCGGCTTAG
- a CDS encoding DUF4290 domain-containing protein gives MTDLTNLPFHLQLLVREYGQSTYLLIQGLKDVEDLTERTKRAGQIVQLMLRLQPALRDLPEVQTRLWNHLHAMAGEEVTLEAPVPLRSLTVRTEKPARVPYPRTAPRLRAYGAGIESLIAKALTLEDAAEREQATVQIGRTMKFLYRQHNKENAKDVTILRHLSELSGGQLRLDPAVVDAEGLFEMAPGRTPAFIVPQPSQQREGRDRREGRDNRGNGFGGKNGKKRKKGRGQEPQQPPQ, from the coding sequence ATGACCGACCTCACCAACCTGCCCTTCCACCTGCAACTGCTGGTGCGCGAATACGGGCAAAGCACCTACTTGCTCATTCAGGGCCTCAAAGACGTGGAGGACCTGACCGAGCGCACCAAGCGCGCTGGGCAGATTGTGCAGCTCATGCTGCGCCTGCAGCCCGCGTTGCGCGACTTGCCGGAGGTGCAAACCCGCCTCTGGAATCACCTGCACGCCATGGCCGGCGAGGAAGTAACCCTCGAAGCCCCCGTGCCCTTGCGCAGCCTCACGGTGCGCACCGAAAAGCCGGCCCGCGTGCCCTACCCGCGCACCGCGCCCCGGCTGCGAGCTTATGGCGCCGGCATCGAATCCCTGATTGCCAAGGCGTTGACCTTGGAAGATGCTGCCGAGCGCGAGCAGGCCACGGTGCAGATTGGCCGCACCATGAAGTTTCTCTACCGCCAGCACAACAAGGAAAATGCCAAGGACGTGACCATCCTGCGGCATCTGAGCGAGCTATCGGGCGGGCAGCTTCGGCTCGACCCGGCCGTGGTGGATGCCGAGGGCTTGTTTGAAATGGCGCCCGGCCGCACGCCAGCCTTCATTGTGCCGCAGCCCTCGCAGCAGCGCGAAGGCCGCGACCGGCGCGAGGGCCGCGACAACCGGGGCAATGGCTTCGGGGGCAAAAACGGCAAAAAGCGCAAGAAGGGCCGCGGCCAGGAGCCGCAGCAGCCGCCCCAATAA
- a CDS encoding DUF3109 family protein, with protein MIIIQETVISDDIADHFFVCNLEACKGACCVEGDLGAPLEEPELKILEQEYANIKPFLTEAGQAAIEAQGLYIKDWEGDYSTTTIDDKECAYALYDERGILKCGIEQAYLAGATTFKKPISCHLYPIRITKYDGFDALNYDRWNICNPACSFGSSLGVRIYQFLKDPLIRKYGEEWYGQLVQEIENPAPAGKQ; from the coding sequence ATGATTATTATCCAGGAAACGGTCATTTCCGACGACATCGCCGACCATTTTTTTGTCTGCAACCTTGAGGCCTGCAAAGGCGCCTGCTGCGTGGAGGGCGACCTCGGCGCGCCCCTCGAAGAACCGGAATTGAAGATTCTGGAGCAGGAATACGCCAACATCAAGCCCTTCCTCACCGAGGCCGGCCAGGCCGCCATCGAGGCGCAGGGCCTATACATCAAAGATTGGGAAGGCGACTACAGCACAACCACCATCGACGACAAAGAGTGCGCCTACGCCCTCTACGACGAGCGCGGCATTCTGAAGTGCGGCATCGAGCAGGCCTACCTGGCCGGCGCCACCACGTTTAAAAAGCCTATCAGTTGCCACCTGTATCCCATTCGCATCACCAAGTACGACGGCTTCGACGCGCTGAACTACGACCGGTGGAACATCTGTAACCCGGCCTGCTCGTTCGGCAGTTCGCTAGGCGTGCGCATCTACCAGTTTCTGAAAGACCCGCTCATCCGCAAGTACGGCGAGGAATGGTACGGGCAACTGGTGCAGGAGATTGAGAACCCGGCGCCAGCGGGAAAACAATAA
- the murA gene encoding UDP-N-acetylglucosamine 1-carboxyvinyltransferase — MAAFEVRGGKQLRGEITPQGAKNEALQILCAVLLTPEPVTISNIPDIRDVNKLIELLRDMGVKVGKLASDTYIFQAEGVNLDYMDSPEFVAQAGALRGSVMILGPMLGRYGRCQLPKPGGDKIGRRPMDTHFLGLEKLGGKLTLEGTDFYRIKVEGKLTGTHMLLDEASVTGTANILMAAVLAEGTTTIYNAACEPYLQQLCRMLVRMGANIQGIGSNLLTIQGVDRLGGTEHRMLPDMIEIGSFIGLAAMTGSEITIKDCQIPELGLIPDTFRKLGIQMEFRGDDIYIPAQKHYEIATYLDGSILTVSDHTWPGFTPDLLSIVLVVACQAKGTVLIHQKMFESRLFFVDKLIDMGAQIILCDPHRATVIGLDQQKQLHGITMTSPDIRAGVALLIAALSAEGKSTILNVEQIDRGYQFIDQRLNALGADIKRL, encoded by the coding sequence ATGGCAGCATTTGAAGTACGCGGCGGCAAGCAGCTGCGCGGCGAAATCACGCCCCAGGGCGCCAAAAACGAAGCCCTCCAAATTCTATGCGCGGTATTGCTCACGCCCGAGCCCGTCACCATCAGCAACATCCCCGACATCCGCGACGTCAACAAGCTCATTGAGCTGCTGCGCGACATGGGCGTGAAAGTGGGCAAGCTGGCTTCGGACACTTACATTTTCCAGGCCGAAGGTGTGAACCTGGACTACATGGATTCGCCGGAATTTGTGGCCCAGGCCGGTGCCTTGCGCGGCTCGGTGATGATACTCGGGCCCATGCTGGGGCGCTACGGCCGCTGCCAGCTGCCCAAGCCGGGCGGCGACAAAATCGGCCGCCGTCCCATGGACACGCACTTCCTGGGCCTCGAAAAGCTGGGCGGCAAGCTCACGCTGGAAGGCACCGACTTCTACCGCATCAAGGTAGAAGGCAAGCTGACCGGCACCCACATGCTGCTGGACGAAGCCTCCGTGACGGGCACGGCCAACATCCTGATGGCCGCCGTGCTGGCGGAAGGCACCACCACCATCTACAACGCCGCCTGCGAGCCCTACTTGCAGCAGCTGTGCCGCATGCTGGTGCGCATGGGTGCCAACATTCAGGGCATTGGCTCCAATCTGCTCACTATCCAAGGCGTCGACCGCCTGGGCGGCACCGAGCACCGCATGCTGCCCGACATGATTGAAATTGGCTCCTTCATCGGCCTAGCGGCCATGACGGGTTCCGAAATCACCATCAAAGATTGCCAGATTCCGGAGTTGGGCCTTATTCCCGACACCTTCCGTAAGCTGGGCATTCAAATGGAATTCCGGGGCGATGACATTTACATTCCGGCCCAGAAGCACTACGAAATTGCTACCTACCTCGACGGCTCCATTCTGACGGTGTCGGACCACACCTGGCCGGGCTTCACACCTGATTTGCTGAGCATTGTGCTGGTGGTGGCCTGCCAGGCCAAGGGCACGGTGCTGATTCACCAGAAGATGTTTGAGTCGCGCCTGTTTTTTGTGGACAAGCTCATCGACATGGGCGCCCAAATCATCCTCTGCGACCCGCACCGCGCCACCGTCATCGGCCTCGACCAGCAGAAGCAGCTGCACGGCATCACCATGACCTCGCCCGACATCCGGGCCGGTGTGGCCCTGCTCATTGCCGCACTGAGTGCCGAAGGCAAGAGCACCATCCTCAACGTGGAGCAGATTGACCGCGGCTACCAATTTATCGACCAGCGTTTGAACGCGCTGGGAGCAGATATTAAGCGCCTGTAA
- a CDS encoding phage holin family protein yields MLGFILKFVLTAGLVYGLSMVMPGVALGGFSSALILVLVLGLLNAVVKPILKILGFPITILTLGLFLLVINVIIVKLADFLMDSFDVHGLLNALLFSLALSVVNAVVDLVID; encoded by the coding sequence ATGCTTGGCTTTATTCTCAAATTCGTTCTCACCGCGGGCCTGGTGTACGGCCTGAGCATGGTGATGCCGGGCGTGGCCCTGGGCGGCTTCAGCAGCGCGCTGATTCTGGTGCTGGTGCTTGGCCTGCTCAATGCTGTGGTGAAGCCCATTCTTAAAATTCTGGGCTTTCCTATCACAATACTCACACTGGGTCTTTTCCTGCTGGTTATCAACGTCATTATCGTGAAGCTGGCCGATTTCCTGATGGACAGCTTCGACGTGCACGGCTTGCTTAATGCCTTACTGTTTAGCTTGGCGCTGTCGGTTGTGAATGCCGTTGTCGACCTCGTGATTGACTAA
- a CDS encoding DUF4349 domain-containing protein: MNAEAGPTADLTPVAGTKATPQPAPGSAAVPARLLIYHADLRLKVPSVRRASGSLDSLVRRNGGYLSAATEVREEGEWRQAITIRVVPSRFQPLLAALSGLGTVEEKKLTTDDVTAQHADVAARLATKHAVEKRYVDLLARARKISEILEIEEKIGEVREEIESTESRLKTLNDEVDYSTISLVCYQPVAQPVHDAPVVSFASRLVDSFYGGWTLLTSLLIGLVSIWPLLILGAAAWVGVRRWRRKLA; the protein is encoded by the coding sequence ATGAATGCCGAAGCAGGGCCTACGGCCGACTTAACGCCTGTTGCCGGTACCAAGGCAACGCCGCAGCCGGCACCGGGCAGTGCTGCAGTTCCGGCCCGGCTGCTCATCTACCACGCCGATTTGCGCCTGAAAGTGCCCAGCGTCCGGCGAGCCAGCGGCAGCCTCGACAGCCTGGTGCGCCGCAACGGCGGCTACCTGAGTGCCGCCACCGAGGTGCGGGAAGAGGGCGAATGGCGCCAAGCCATAACCATACGCGTGGTCCCCAGCCGCTTCCAGCCCCTCCTGGCGGCTCTGAGCGGCCTGGGCACCGTGGAGGAAAAGAAGCTGACCACCGACGACGTCACGGCGCAGCATGCCGACGTAGCCGCCCGCCTAGCCACGAAGCACGCGGTCGAAAAACGGTACGTTGACCTGCTGGCCCGCGCCCGTAAAATCAGCGAAATCCTGGAAATTGAAGAGAAGATTGGCGAGGTGCGCGAGGAGATTGAGAGCACCGAAAGCCGTCTCAAAACCTTGAATGACGAAGTGGATTACTCCACTATTTCGCTGGTTTGCTACCAGCCCGTTGCCCAGCCCGTGCACGATGCGCCGGTAGTATCGTTTGCCAGCCGGCTGGTCGATTCGTTTTACGGAGGCTGGACCTTGCTGACCAGCCTGCTCATTGGGCTCGTCAGCATCTGGCCACTGCTGATTCTTGGGGCAGCCGCTTGGGTAGGCGTGCGGCGCTGGCGACGCAAATTGGCCTAG
- a CDS encoding ATP-dependent helicase produces MALDYLSLLNGSQAAAVLQTEGPCMIIAGAGSGKTRVLTYRIAHLLEQGVDPFNILALTFTNKAAKEMRARVEKVVGPAARSLWMGTFHSVFAKILRSEADKIGFPRSFTIYDTQDSKTLVGQIVKELELDDKLYKPSLVLGRISAAKNKLISHNQYLSDPAIKADDEAALRPKIGVIYQQYQQRCFKAGAMDFDDLLFNTNVLFRDHADVLNKYQNMFRFVMVDEYQDTNYSQYLITRKLAAKERNICVVGDDAQSIYAFRGADISNILNFEKDYPELKVFKLEQNYRSTKNIVWAANSVIKNNQAQLRKDVFSENEDGHLIEVIKAASDNEEGKLVANSIFEDKMNGHLSYDDFAILYRTNAQSRAMEESLRKLNIKYKIVGGLSFYQRKEIKDLVAYLRLTVNQNDEQAIRRVINYPKRGIGDTTISKLITTAEEANHTLWEVVANADQFMPARVSNPVVGFAEKIKSYIVVAGKEDAFEAAKFIAKNSGMLEELYADKSIEGLSRYENIQELLNGIKEYVDDPEREDKSLGAFLQDIALVTDSDLKDAAQDGEAVTLMTIHSAKGLEFRNVYIVGLEENLFPSQMMITSRADLEEERRLFYVAITRAEKKLTLSYATSRYQWGNLRSCEKSRFLDEIDPQYLNVKFSAGPGAGEGSPFQHVFERRSNLIPTPPRKVQATKYVAPADFAPSDTSKLQTGQRVEHAKFGFGVVNALEVQQGTTKATILFEEVGEKVLLLSFAKLRVH; encoded by the coding sequence ATGGCACTAGATTATCTTTCCCTCCTGAATGGCTCGCAGGCCGCCGCGGTGCTGCAAACCGAAGGCCCCTGCATGATTATCGCGGGCGCCGGCTCGGGCAAAACCCGGGTGCTCACCTACCGCATTGCTCACCTGCTCGAACAGGGCGTCGACCCGTTCAACATCCTCGCTCTCACCTTCACCAACAAGGCCGCCAAGGAGATGCGCGCCCGCGTGGAAAAGGTCGTTGGCCCCGCTGCCCGGAGCCTCTGGATGGGCACCTTCCACTCCGTCTTCGCCAAAATTCTGCGCTCTGAAGCCGACAAAATCGGCTTCCCGCGCAGCTTCACCATCTACGACACGCAGGACTCGAAAACTCTGGTGGGCCAGATTGTGAAAGAGCTGGAACTGGACGACAAGCTTTATAAGCCAAGCCTGGTGCTGGGTCGGATTTCGGCCGCCAAAAACAAGCTGATTTCGCATAATCAATACCTGAGCGACCCGGCCATCAAGGCCGACGATGAGGCGGCCCTGCGCCCCAAGATTGGCGTGATTTACCAGCAGTACCAGCAGCGCTGCTTCAAGGCCGGCGCCATGGACTTTGACGACCTGCTTTTTAACACCAACGTGCTGTTTCGCGACCACGCCGATGTGCTGAATAAATACCAGAATATGTTCCGGTTTGTGATGGTGGACGAGTACCAGGACACCAACTATTCACAGTATTTAATTACGCGTAAGCTGGCGGCTAAAGAGCGAAATATCTGCGTGGTGGGTGACGACGCGCAAAGTATTTACGCCTTCCGTGGCGCTGATATTTCGAATATTCTCAATTTCGAGAAGGACTATCCAGAATTGAAGGTATTTAAGCTGGAGCAGAATTACCGCTCCACGAAAAATATTGTGTGGGCCGCTAATTCGGTTATTAAAAACAACCAGGCGCAGTTGCGCAAGGACGTTTTTTCCGAAAACGAGGACGGCCACCTTATTGAAGTTATTAAAGCTGCTTCCGACAACGAGGAAGGCAAATTGGTGGCGAATTCCATCTTTGAGGACAAGATGAATGGCCATTTGTCGTACGACGATTTTGCCATTCTCTACCGCACCAACGCGCAAAGCCGCGCGATGGAAGAATCGTTGCGGAAATTAAATATTAAATACAAGATTGTTGGCGGCCTAAGCTTTTATCAGCGCAAGGAAATCAAGGACTTGGTGGCGTATTTGCGCCTGACCGTCAACCAGAACGACGAGCAGGCTATACGCCGGGTAATTAATTACCCCAAGCGTGGCATTGGCGACACCACCATTAGCAAGCTCATTACCACGGCCGAAGAAGCCAACCACACGCTGTGGGAAGTGGTGGCCAACGCCGACCAATTTATGCCGGCGCGCGTGAGCAACCCGGTGGTGGGCTTTGCCGAAAAAATCAAAAGCTACATCGTGGTGGCGGGCAAGGAAGACGCTTTCGAGGCGGCCAAGTTCATCGCCAAAAACTCCGGCATGCTGGAGGAATTGTACGCCGACAAAAGCATCGAGGGCTTGTCGCGCTACGAGAACATTCAGGAATTGCTGAACGGCATCAAGGAGTACGTGGACGACCCCGAGCGCGAAGACAAGAGCCTCGGCGCCTTCCTGCAGGACATCGCCCTCGTGACGGATTCTGACCTGAAGGACGCCGCACAGGATGGCGAAGCCGTGACGCTGATGACCATTCACTCGGCCAAAGGCCTGGAATTCCGCAACGTATACATCGTGGGCCTTGAGGAAAATCTCTTCCCGAGCCAGATGATGATTACCTCGCGGGCCGATTTGGAGGAAGAGCGGCGCTTGTTTTACGTGGCCATCACGCGGGCCGAGAAGAAGCTGACGCTCAGCTATGCCACCTCGCGCTACCAGTGGGGCAACCTGCGCAGCTGCGAGAAAAGCCGTTTCCTGGACGAAATCGACCCGCAGTACCTCAACGTGAAGTTCTCAGCCGGGCCGGGCGCGGGCGAAGGCTCGCCGTTTCAGCACGTTTTTGAGCGCCGCTCGAACCTGATTCCCACGCCGCCCCGTAAAGTGCAGGCCACGAAGTACGTGGCCCCGGCCGATTTTGCGCCCTCCGATACCTCCAAGCTGCAAACCGGCCAGCGCGTGGAGCACGCCAAGTTTGGCTTCGGCGTGGTGAACGCGCTGGAAGTGCAGCAGGGCACCACCAAAGCCACCATCCTCTTCGAGGAAGTGGGCGAGAAAGTGCTGCTGCTGAGTTTCGCCAAGCTGCGGGTGCACTAG